The proteins below are encoded in one region of Streptomyces marianii:
- a CDS encoding LysR family transcriptional regulator, whose product MFDSRYIRTFHEVVRTGSYSAAARSLGYTQPAVSQQMKALERDIGTPLFTRVGRGIRLTEAGEALTRHAGTILDSLSAAQLQIDAIARLRSGRVRVCAFPSACATLIPETMAAIAAEHPGIRIELTESEPPESLRLVARGDCDIALAFSYPGHTAEVPEELAEVPLLEDPLTVLLPTGHPLARRRAVRLADLARERWIAGCLRCRANFLHACAEEGFAPDIACTTDDNLVMQSLVASGVGIAVVPQLVLSFLCHSKVTGRIVEPHTRRRVGAYALREQLRIPATALVLDRLVAVAERRTGC is encoded by the coding sequence GTGTTCGATTCCCGGTACATCAGGACTTTCCATGAGGTGGTCAGGACCGGCTCCTACTCGGCAGCTGCCCGTTCGCTCGGTTACACCCAGCCCGCGGTCAGCCAGCAGATGAAGGCGCTGGAGCGGGATATCGGCACCCCCCTGTTCACGCGGGTCGGGCGCGGCATCAGGCTCACCGAGGCCGGAGAGGCGCTGACCCGGCACGCCGGGACGATCCTCGACAGCCTCTCGGCGGCACAGCTTCAGATCGACGCCATCGCCCGACTGCGCTCGGGACGCGTGCGGGTGTGCGCGTTCCCCAGCGCCTGTGCGACCCTCATCCCTGAGACCATGGCCGCCATCGCGGCCGAACACCCGGGCATCCGCATCGAGTTGACCGAGAGCGAGCCTCCCGAGTCCCTGCGGCTGGTGGCGCGAGGCGACTGCGACATCGCCCTGGCCTTCAGCTATCCCGGCCACACCGCCGAGGTCCCCGAGGAGCTGGCCGAAGTGCCGCTGCTGGAGGACCCTCTGACGGTTCTGCTGCCCACCGGCCACCCACTGGCCAGGCGGCGGGCCGTACGGCTGGCGGACCTCGCCCGCGAACGGTGGATAGCGGGCTGCCTGCGCTGTCGCGCCAACTTCCTGCACGCCTGCGCCGAGGAGGGGTTCGCACCCGACATCGCCTGCACAACGGACGACAACCTGGTGATGCAGAGCCTCGTGGCGTCGGGTGTGGGCATCGCCGTGGTCCCGCAGCTCGTGCTCTCGTTCCTGTGCCACTCCAAGGTGACGGGGAGGATCGTGGAACCGCACACCCGCCGCAGGGTCGGCGCGTACGCGCTGCGGGAGCAACTGCGCATCCCCGCGACCGCGCTGGTGCTGGACCGCCTCGTCGCGGTGGCCGAGCGCAGGACCGGCTGCTGA
- a CDS encoding bile acid:sodium symporter family protein, with protein sequence MSRRTSLRAPFRLPVDPYVLTLLGTVLLAALLPASGTAATVAGGASTGAVALLFFLYGARLSAREALEGLRHWRLHATVLAATFVVFPLLGLAAGGLVPAVLTPSLHDGLLFLCLVPSTIQSSIAFTSMARGNVPAAICAGSFSSLAGIVLTPLLAALLLGSGAGGLSADGLLRTVLQLLVPFLAGQLLRRRIAGFLARRRRLLGIVDRGSILLVVYTAFSQGMVSGIQHQVTPVRLGALLLVEAVLLAVMLTLTWYGPKRLGFGRADRVAIQFAGSEKSLAAGLPMASVLFGAQASLAVLPLMLFHQLQLMVCAVIARRRAADPRPAGAATGSGPARVSAR encoded by the coding sequence ATGAGCCGCCGCACCTCCCTCCGGGCGCCGTTCCGGCTGCCGGTCGATCCGTACGTGCTCACGCTGCTCGGCACCGTGCTCCTCGCGGCGCTGCTCCCCGCCTCCGGAACCGCGGCCACCGTCGCGGGCGGGGCCTCCACCGGGGCCGTCGCCCTGCTCTTCTTCCTCTACGGAGCCCGGCTGTCGGCCAGGGAGGCCCTGGAAGGGCTGCGGCACTGGCGGCTCCACGCGACGGTGCTGGCCGCCACCTTCGTCGTCTTCCCGCTGCTGGGCCTCGCCGCGGGTGGTCTCGTCCCCGCCGTGCTGACCCCGTCGCTCCACGACGGGCTGCTCTTCCTGTGCCTGGTGCCGTCGACGATCCAGTCCTCGATCGCCTTCACCTCGATGGCCCGGGGCAACGTCCCCGCGGCGATCTGTGCGGGGTCCTTCTCCAGCCTGGCCGGGATCGTGCTCACCCCGCTGCTGGCCGCCCTGCTGCTCGGCAGCGGTGCCGGCGGCCTCTCGGCGGACGGGCTGCTGAGGACCGTGCTCCAGCTGCTGGTGCCGTTCCTGGCGGGGCAGTTGCTGCGCCGCCGGATCGCGGGCTTCCTCGCGCGCCGGCGCCGGCTCCTGGGCATCGTCGACCGCGGCTCGATCCTGCTGGTCGTCTACACCGCGTTCAGCCAGGGCATGGTCTCCGGCATCCAGCACCAGGTCACCCCGGTGCGGCTGGGCGCGCTGCTGCTCGTCGAGGCGGTGCTCCTCGCGGTGATGCTCACACTCACCTGGTACGGGCCGAAGCGCCTCGGCTTCGGCCGCGCGGACCGGGTCGCCATCCAGTTCGCCGGCTCCGAGAAGAGCCTGGCCGCGGGGCTTCCGATGGCGAGCGTCCTCTTCGGCGCACAGGCGAGCCTGGCCGTGCTGCCGCTGATGCTGTTCCACCAGCTGCAGTTGATGGTCTGCGCGGTCATCGCCCGGCGGCGGGCGGCGGACCCGCGGCCGGCGGGGGCCGCGACCGGGTCCGGCCCGGCCCGGGTCTCCGCGCGCTGA
- the fdhD gene encoding formate dehydrogenase accessory sulfurtransferase FdhD encodes MGRVTERRRTIRIRNGAVTARPDTLVAEEPLEIRLNGRQLAITMRTPGDDFALAAGFLVSEGVIGSASELRSIVYCAGAGDDGTNTYNVVDVQLAPGVPVPDITLERNVYTTSSCGLCGKASLDAVRTIARFPVADTPPVRIEPGLLSVLPDRLRAAQRVFDRTGGLHAAALFSEEGELLDVREDVGRHNAVDKLIGRAVREDLLPLSRVILLVSGRASFELAQKAVMAGIPVLAAVSAPSSLAVDLATETGLTLVGFLRGPDMNVYAGEERIALHSGV; translated from the coding sequence ATGGGACGGGTCACCGAGCGCCGCCGCACCATCCGGATCAGGAACGGGGCGGTGACCGCCCGGCCGGACACCCTCGTCGCCGAGGAACCACTGGAGATCCGGCTGAACGGCCGCCAGCTGGCGATCACCATGCGCACCCCGGGCGACGACTTCGCCCTCGCGGCCGGCTTCCTGGTCAGCGAGGGCGTGATCGGCTCCGCCTCGGAACTGCGGTCGATCGTGTACTGCGCCGGCGCCGGGGACGACGGCACCAACACCTACAACGTCGTCGACGTACAGCTCGCGCCCGGCGTCCCCGTCCCCGACATCACGCTCGAACGCAACGTCTACACCACGTCCTCGTGCGGACTGTGCGGCAAGGCCAGTCTCGACGCGGTGCGCACCATCGCCCGGTTCCCCGTCGCCGACACTCCCCCCGTCCGGATCGAGCCCGGACTGCTTTCCGTCCTCCCCGACCGGCTGCGAGCGGCGCAACGCGTCTTCGACCGGACCGGGGGCCTGCACGCCGCCGCGCTCTTCTCCGAGGAGGGCGAACTGCTCGACGTCCGCGAGGACGTCGGCCGGCACAACGCCGTGGACAAGCTGATCGGCCGCGCGGTGCGGGAGGACCTGCTGCCGTTGTCGCGAGTGATCCTGCTGGTGTCGGGCAGGGCGTCGTTCGAGCTGGCGCAGAAGGCGGTCATGGCGGGGATTCCGGTGCTCGCGGCGGTCTCCGCGCCGTCCTCGCTGGCCGTCGACCTGGCGACGGAGACCGGGCTGACCCTGGTCGGCTTCCTGCGAGGGCCGGACATGAACGTGTACGCGGGCGAGGAACGCATCGCCCTTCACTCGGGGGTGTGA
- a CDS encoding aldo/keto reductase → MSKVPSITLNNGVAMPQLGYGVWQVPDDEAAKAVGAALEAGYRSIDTAAVYENEKGTGKAVAASGIPREELFVTTKLWNADQGRDSTLRAFDASLSRLGLDYVDLYLIHWPVPSKNAYVETYKAFETILAEGRARAVGVSNFRPEHQERLLGETSVVPAVNQIELHPQFQQAESRAFHAKHAIATEAWSPLGSGRGLLEVPTIVAVAQKHGKTPAQVVLRWHLQLGNVVIPKSVTPSRIRENIDVFGFELDADDLAAFAALDEGRRLGPDPATFSMGA, encoded by the coding sequence GTGAGCAAGGTCCCCTCCATCACCCTCAACAACGGCGTCGCCATGCCACAGCTCGGCTACGGCGTGTGGCAGGTGCCGGACGACGAGGCGGCGAAGGCCGTCGGAGCGGCCCTGGAGGCCGGTTACCGCAGCATCGACACGGCTGCCGTCTACGAGAACGAGAAGGGTACCGGCAAGGCCGTCGCGGCCTCCGGGATCCCCCGCGAGGAGCTGTTCGTCACCACCAAGCTCTGGAACGCCGACCAGGGCCGCGACTCGACGCTTCGCGCCTTCGACGCCTCCCTCTCCCGGCTCGGCCTCGACTACGTGGACCTGTACCTGATCCACTGGCCGGTGCCGTCCAAGAACGCGTACGTGGAAACGTACAAGGCGTTCGAGACCATCCTCGCCGAGGGCCGGGCCCGGGCCGTCGGCGTCTCCAACTTCCGTCCCGAGCACCAGGAACGGCTGCTCGGCGAGACCTCGGTCGTCCCGGCCGTGAACCAGATCGAGCTGCACCCGCAGTTCCAGCAGGCCGAGTCACGGGCCTTCCACGCCAAGCACGCCATCGCCACCGAGGCGTGGTCGCCGCTGGGCTCGGGCCGCGGACTGCTGGAGGTCCCGACGATCGTCGCGGTCGCCCAGAAGCACGGGAAGACCCCGGCGCAGGTCGTGCTCCGCTGGCATCTGCAGCTCGGGAACGTCGTGATCCCCAAGTCCGTGACACCGTCGCGGATCCGGGAGAACATCGACGTCTTCGGCTTCGAGCTGGACGCCGACGACCTCGCGGCGTTCGCCGCCCTCGACGAGGGCCGACGCCTCGGTCCCGACCCGGCGACGTTCAGCATGGGCGCCTGA
- a CDS encoding AMP-dependent synthetase/ligase: MATAPPVGGLADAVFDHARTDPGRVALGRKDDDGAWHDVTSADFRDEVLALAKGLLAQGVRFGDRVAIMCRTRYEWTLFDFALWAVGAQSVPVYPTSSAEQVLWMMHDAEVSACMVEHEDHAMTVGSVIDRLPHLKRLWQLDQGAVDELFAAGAHIDDDVVHRHRRAVTPESIATVIYTSGTTGRPKGCVLTHANFMYETETLVGRWEPVFHSEPGDEAATLLFLPLAHVFGRMVEVAAILGRVKLGHQPVLQATALIADLASFRPTFILAVPYIFEKVFNAARRRAEAAGRAGPFDKAVDVAVRYAEAVEHRAFGLGPGPSASLRLQHQFFEKVVYAKVREAMGGRVRHAMSGGSAMDRGLGLFFAGAGVTVFEGFGLTESSAAATANPPERTKYGTVGQPIPGTTVHIAEDGEVWLHGPQVFSGYLNDPKATDAVLKDGWLATGDLGALDEDGYLTITGRKKEILVTSGGKSVSPIGLEERVRAHPLVAQCIVVGNDRPYIAALVTVDHEAVEHWLAMRGRPPMKPAELVRDPDLETEIRRAVVAANTLVSQAESIRTFRILAHPFSEEHGLLTPSLKLKRKAIETAYATEVDALYR, translated from the coding sequence TTGGCGACGGCACCCCCTGTCGGCGGGCTGGCGGATGCCGTGTTCGACCACGCCCGGACCGACCCAGGCCGGGTGGCCCTCGGCCGCAAGGACGACGACGGCGCGTGGCACGACGTGACGTCCGCCGACTTCCGTGACGAGGTGCTCGCGCTCGCCAAGGGGCTGCTCGCCCAGGGGGTGAGGTTCGGCGACCGCGTCGCGATCATGTGCCGCACCCGGTACGAGTGGACGCTGTTCGACTTCGCGTTGTGGGCGGTGGGCGCCCAGTCCGTACCGGTCTACCCCACCTCGTCCGCCGAGCAGGTCCTGTGGATGATGCACGACGCCGAGGTCTCGGCCTGCATGGTCGAGCACGAGGACCACGCCATGACGGTCGGCTCGGTCATCGACCGGCTGCCGCACCTCAAGCGGCTGTGGCAGCTCGACCAGGGGGCCGTCGACGAACTCTTCGCGGCGGGCGCGCACATCGACGACGACGTGGTGCACCGGCACCGCAGAGCCGTGACCCCGGAGTCCATCGCCACGGTGATCTACACCTCGGGCACCACCGGCCGGCCCAAGGGATGCGTACTCACGCACGCCAACTTCATGTACGAGACCGAGACTCTCGTCGGCCGCTGGGAGCCCGTGTTCCACTCCGAGCCGGGAGACGAGGCCGCGACGCTCCTCTTCCTTCCGCTCGCACACGTCTTCGGCCGGATGGTGGAGGTCGCGGCGATCCTGGGGCGGGTCAAGCTGGGCCACCAGCCGGTGCTCCAGGCCACCGCCCTGATCGCCGACCTCGCCTCGTTCCGGCCGACGTTCATCCTGGCCGTCCCGTACATCTTCGAGAAGGTCTTCAACGCCGCGCGGCGCAGGGCGGAGGCAGCGGGCAGGGCCGGGCCGTTCGACAAGGCCGTCGACGTGGCGGTGCGGTACGCGGAGGCCGTGGAGCACCGCGCGTTCGGCCTCGGCCCCGGCCCGTCGGCGAGCCTGCGCCTGCAGCACCAGTTCTTCGAGAAGGTCGTCTACGCCAAGGTCCGGGAGGCCATGGGCGGCCGGGTGCGGCACGCGATGTCCGGCGGTTCGGCCATGGACCGCGGCCTCGGGCTGTTCTTCGCGGGCGCCGGAGTCACCGTCTTCGAGGGTTTCGGCCTGACGGAGTCCTCCGCCGCGGCCACCGCGAACCCCCCGGAGCGCACCAAGTACGGCACGGTCGGGCAGCCGATCCCCGGCACGACGGTGCACATCGCCGAGGACGGCGAGGTGTGGTTGCACGGACCGCAGGTCTTCTCCGGCTATCTCAACGACCCCAAGGCCACGGACGCAGTCCTCAAGGACGGCTGGCTGGCCACCGGGGATCTCGGGGCCCTGGACGAGGACGGCTATCTGACGATCACCGGGCGGAAGAAGGAGATCCTGGTGACGTCCGGCGGCAAGAGCGTGTCGCCGATCGGCCTGGAGGAGCGGGTGCGGGCACACCCGCTGGTGGCCCAGTGCATCGTCGTCGGCAACGACCGCCCCTACATCGCGGCGCTGGTCACCGTGGACCACGAGGCCGTCGAGCACTGGCTGGCGATGCGCGGCCGGCCGCCGATGAAACCGGCGGAGCTGGTACGCGACCCGGACCTGGAAACGGAGATCCGGCGGGCGGTGGTGGCGGCCAACACGCTCGTGTCGCAGGCCGAGTCCATCCGCACCTTCCGGATACTGGCGCATCCGTTCAGCGAGGAGCACGGGCTGCTGACGCCGTCGCTGAAGCTGAAGCGCAAGGCGATCGAGACCGCGTACGCGACCGAGGTGGACGCGCTGTACCGCTGA
- a CDS encoding cysteine dioxygenase family protein, with protein MTTANPATVTPPATTARLRSLVTEIRETVNRGLPPEPTAYMVAERLLPHLGRPDLLTAEQCEGDPRNYRQHVLHAERDGSFSVVALVWLPGQCTPVHDHVSWCVTGVHRGEEHERRYRLVPHGTSARLVATGDVVNPAGTVAAFAPPGDIHLVRNSGTGPALSLHVYGADIARLGTSIRRVYDLPADR; from the coding sequence ATGACGACTGCGAACCCGGCCACCGTCACCCCTCCCGCCACGACCGCCCGGCTCCGCTCTCTGGTGACGGAGATACGGGAGACCGTGAACCGCGGTCTTCCTCCCGAACCCACGGCCTACATGGTGGCGGAGAGGCTGCTGCCGCACCTCGGCCGGCCCGACCTGCTCACGGCGGAGCAGTGCGAGGGCGACCCGCGGAACTACCGCCAGCACGTGCTGCACGCCGAGCGCGACGGCAGCTTCTCCGTGGTCGCCCTGGTCTGGCTGCCCGGACAGTGCACGCCAGTCCACGACCATGTGTCGTGGTGCGTGACGGGGGTCCACCGGGGCGAGGAGCACGAGCGGCGCTACCGGCTGGTTCCGCACGGCACGAGCGCCCGGCTCGTCGCCACCGGTGACGTGGTGAACCCGGCCGGGACGGTCGCCGCGTTCGCCCCGCCCGGCGACATCCATCTCGTCCGCAACTCCGGGACGGGTCCGGCTCTTTCCCTGCACGTGTACGGCGCCGACATCGCCCGCCTCGGCACCAGCATCCGGCGCGTCTACGACCTGCCAGCCGACCGGTGA
- a CDS encoding SpoIIE family protein phosphatase, producing MRAPVALAHPFYVTRYGAARPGARTERGPQRETSSGAVHPLDELGLVLAEAAVHSIGAVGGHAGGVYLRSRTPGLLRLAVVVGLPGDLMRPWWRMHVNRPFPVAECHRRSQLIHLADGEEAMRRFPQLMAGLPFPFSSLYAPVRSGDERFGVLVALGPATAGEPVPEADRRRFADAGTRLGAALGELHHDGTPVRWDGEPFVVQAPDSTARPVRMGTFDWDLGSGALTADEELCAILGVDPAGFTGTIGGLTAHVTPEDAYQLWAVAREAAQTGRPVVRRIRICRDDAPPSLVELTGRPVQASPGIGSRRVTGSLIDLGTGVVSGEAGDRLPDGLFSLDRSCRITYANHSAEDLIGMPRDQLVGRVLWEAVPWLDRPGYWDHYRAVLLANTPVQFRAGREEDDWITVSLFPGREGVTGTVAAADRPDYTPGSVSFPGAGLGTFASPADRASALYRPVALAIALTEAVTARQVSAVVTEELLPAFGGRQLAIYVLHERHLYLAWETGFPAGFLAPFDGVGLDARIPGVETLTTGRPIFFESMDKLAAAYPGLAIDASVGARAFLPLIASGRPVGSCILGFDHPRGFAPEERTVLTALAGLIAQALERAQRYDSESALARGLQDALLPHRLPVIKDVETVGRYLPGTQGMDVGGDWYDVIDTDRGLALVIGDVQGHGVPAAAIMGQLRSAVRAFALADREPDEVMSGTNRLLIDLDPAQFATCCYVLLDPATGTAQAVRAGHPQPLLRGPDGTTEVLDLPGGLILGVDAEEHYPVSELTLEPGAVLALFTDGLIEEAGTDIDAGVERLRATLSRVSRITIADTADRLIREARQATDRPDDIALLLTARWSQRETDRTLGGPGRP from the coding sequence GTGCGCGCCCCTGTGGCCCTGGCGCATCCTTTCTATGTGACCCGGTACGGCGCGGCCAGGCCCGGCGCGCGCACGGAGCGCGGGCCGCAGCGCGAGACGAGCAGCGGCGCGGTCCACCCCCTGGACGAGCTCGGACTGGTGCTCGCCGAGGCCGCGGTCCACTCGATCGGCGCGGTGGGGGGCCATGCCGGCGGTGTGTATCTGCGCAGCCGGACGCCCGGTCTGCTGCGCCTCGCCGTGGTGGTGGGACTCCCCGGGGACCTGATGCGCCCATGGTGGCGCATGCACGTGAACAGGCCCTTCCCCGTGGCCGAGTGCCACCGCCGCTCCCAACTCATCCACCTCGCCGACGGCGAAGAGGCCATGCGGCGTTTCCCGCAGCTCATGGCGGGTCTGCCGTTCCCGTTCAGCTCCCTCTACGCGCCGGTCAGAAGCGGCGACGAGCGCTTCGGCGTCCTGGTGGCCCTGGGCCCCGCCACCGCCGGGGAACCGGTCCCCGAGGCCGACAGGCGGCGCTTCGCCGACGCGGGGACCCGGCTGGGCGCCGCTCTCGGCGAACTCCACCACGACGGCACCCCCGTCCGCTGGGACGGTGAGCCCTTCGTCGTCCAGGCACCGGACTCCACGGCCCGTCCCGTGCGCATGGGTACGTTCGACTGGGACCTCGGCAGCGGAGCGCTCACCGCGGACGAGGAGCTCTGCGCGATCCTCGGAGTCGATCCCGCCGGCTTCACCGGCACCATCGGCGGGCTCACCGCCCACGTCACGCCGGAGGACGCCTACCAGCTGTGGGCGGTGGCCCGCGAGGCCGCCCAAACCGGCCGCCCCGTGGTGCGCCGGATCCGGATCTGCCGTGACGACGCCCCGCCGTCCCTGGTGGAACTGACCGGCCGCCCGGTCCAGGCGTCCCCCGGCATCGGCTCGCGCCGTGTCACCGGGTCCCTCATCGACCTCGGCACCGGAGTGGTCTCCGGAGAGGCCGGCGACCGGCTCCCGGACGGGCTGTTCTCCCTCGACCGCTCCTGCCGCATCACCTACGCCAACCACAGCGCCGAGGACCTCATCGGGATGCCCCGCGACCAGCTCGTCGGCCGGGTGCTGTGGGAGGCCGTGCCGTGGCTCGACCGCCCGGGCTACTGGGACCACTACCGGGCGGTGCTGCTCGCGAACACGCCCGTCCAGTTCCGCGCCGGCCGCGAGGAGGACGACTGGATCACCGTCTCCCTCTTCCCCGGCCGCGAAGGGGTGACCGGTACCGTCGCCGCCGCCGATCGCCCCGACTACACACCGGGTTCCGTCAGTTTCCCCGGCGCGGGCCTGGGTACCTTCGCCTCGCCCGCCGACCGCGCCAGCGCCCTGTACCGGCCGGTCGCCCTCGCGATCGCCCTCACCGAGGCCGTCACCGCGCGCCAGGTCTCGGCGGTCGTCACGGAGGAACTGCTCCCCGCGTTCGGCGGCCGGCAGCTGGCCATCTACGTCCTCCACGAGCGCCATCTCTACCTGGCCTGGGAGACCGGCTTCCCGGCCGGTTTCCTCGCGCCCTTCGACGGGGTCGGGCTCGACGCCCGCATCCCCGGTGTGGAAACCCTCACCACAGGCCGCCCCATCTTCTTCGAGTCCATGGACAAGCTGGCCGCGGCCTATCCCGGGCTCGCGATCGACGCCTCCGTCGGCGCACGTGCCTTCCTGCCGCTGATCGCCTCCGGCCGGCCCGTCGGTTCCTGCATCCTGGGATTCGACCACCCGCGCGGCTTCGCCCCCGAGGAACGCACCGTCCTCACCGCCCTCGCCGGACTGATCGCGCAGGCCCTCGAACGCGCCCAGCGCTACGACAGCGAGTCCGCGCTGGCCCGCGGACTCCAGGACGCCCTGCTGCCGCACCGGCTGCCCGTCATCAAGGACGTGGAGACCGTCGGCCGCTACCTCCCGGGTACGCAGGGCATGGACGTCGGCGGGGACTGGTACGACGTCATCGACACGGACCGCGGCCTCGCGCTCGTCATCGGCGACGTCCAGGGCCACGGCGTCCCCGCCGCCGCCATCATGGGCCAGCTGCGCAGCGCGGTACGGGCGTTCGCCCTCGCCGACCGGGAACCCGACGAGGTGATGAGCGGGACCAACCGGCTCCTCATCGACCTGGACCCGGCGCAGTTCGCCACGTGCTGCTACGTGCTCCTCGACCCGGCGACCGGGACCGCGCAGGCCGTTCGCGCCGGGCACCCCCAGCCGCTGCTGCGCGGGCCCGACGGTACGACCGAGGTGCTCGACCTGCCCGGCGGGCTCATCCTCGGCGTCGACGCGGAGGAGCACTACCCGGTCTCCGAACTCACCCTGGAGCCGGGGGCGGTGCTGGCCCTCTTCACCGACGGGCTGATCGAGGAGGCGGGCACCGACATCGACGCCGGGGTCGAGCGGCTGCGCGCCACCCTCAGCCGGGTCAGCCGGATCACGATCGCCGACACCGCCGACCGGCTGATCCGGGAGGCGCGCCAGGCCACGGACCGCCCGGACGACATCGCACTGCTGCTCACCGCCCGCTGGTCGCAGCGGGAGACGGACCGCACCCTCGGCGGCCCGGGACGGCCGTGA
- a CDS encoding VOC family protein, which yields MAGEISFFELGVEDPTKARTFYGGLFGWTFEDVPGGTGFAVTTPTVPGGVHGADAEAVPYVFFKVDDLASALERIVELGGTVEGPDAEAEDSVTRFGRFRFCRDDQGSPFGIHEPPGL from the coding sequence ATGGCCGGGGAGATCTCGTTCTTCGAACTCGGCGTCGAGGACCCCACGAAGGCCCGCACCTTCTACGGCGGCCTCTTCGGCTGGACCTTCGAGGACGTGCCGGGCGGCACCGGCTTCGCGGTCACCACGCCCACCGTCCCCGGCGGGGTGCACGGGGCCGACGCCGAAGCCGTGCCGTACGTCTTCTTCAAGGTCGACGACCTGGCGTCGGCGCTCGAACGCATCGTCGAACTGGGTGGCACGGTCGAGGGCCCCGACGCCGAGGCGGAGGACAGCGTCACGCGGTTCGGCCGCTTCCGGTTCTGCCGCGACGACCAGGGCTCGCCCTTCGGGATCCACGAACCGCCCGGGCTCTGA
- a CDS encoding beta-ketoacyl-ACP synthase III, with amino-acid sequence MTGTRIAALGHHRPARVLTNEDLARTVDTSDEWITSRVGIRTRHIAGPEEPVDELAAHAAAKALAAAGLAPADIDLVLVATSTATDRSPNTAARVAARLGMGSPAVMDLNVVCAGFTHALATADHAIRAGSAVRALVIGADKMSAVTDWTDRTTCVLVGDGAGAAVVEACDERDAGIGPVLWGSVPEMGHAVRIEGTPPRFAQEGQSVYRWATTQLPPIARRVCERASVAPEDLAAVVLHQANLRIIEPVAERIGAVNAVVARDVVESGNTSAASIPMALARLLERGDIPSGAPALLFGFGGNLSYAGQVVRCP; translated from the coding sequence ATGACCGGCACTCGTATCGCCGCGCTCGGGCACCACCGGCCCGCCCGGGTACTCACCAACGAGGACCTGGCGCGGACGGTCGACACCAGCGACGAATGGATCACCAGCAGGGTCGGCATCAGGACGCGCCACATCGCGGGCCCCGAAGAGCCGGTGGACGAACTCGCCGCCCATGCCGCCGCGAAGGCCCTCGCCGCCGCCGGGCTCGCTCCCGCCGACATCGACCTCGTCCTCGTCGCCACCTCGACCGCGACCGACCGCTCCCCGAACACCGCGGCCCGCGTCGCCGCCAGGCTCGGGATGGGTTCCCCGGCGGTCATGGACCTCAACGTCGTCTGCGCCGGGTTCACCCACGCCCTGGCCACCGCCGACCACGCGATCCGGGCCGGCTCCGCCGTCCGGGCCCTCGTCATCGGCGCCGACAAGATGTCCGCCGTCACCGACTGGACCGACCGCACCACCTGCGTCCTCGTCGGCGACGGGGCCGGCGCCGCGGTGGTGGAGGCCTGCGACGAGCGCGACGCGGGCATCGGTCCCGTGCTGTGGGGCTCGGTCCCGGAGATGGGGCACGCGGTGCGGATCGAGGGCACTCCGCCCCGCTTCGCGCAGGAGGGCCAGTCCGTCTACCGCTGGGCCACCACCCAGCTCCCACCGATCGCCCGCCGGGTCTGCGAACGGGCCTCGGTGGCGCCCGAGGACCTCGCCGCCGTCGTACTGCACCAGGCCAACCTGCGGATCATCGAGCCCGTCGCCGAGCGGATCGGCGCGGTGAACGCCGTCGTGGCCCGTGACGTCGTCGAGTCGGGCAACACCTCGGCCGCCTCGATCCCCATGGCCCTGGCCCGACTGCTCGAACGCGGCGACATCCCGTCGGGAGCGCCCGCGCTCCTCTTCGGGTTCGGCGGAAACCTGTCGTACGCGGGCCAGGTCGTCCGCTGCCCCTGA
- a CDS encoding LysR substrate-binding domain-containing protein codes for MYDPGLLRTFLAVAQTLSFTRAASRLGVRQSTVSQHVRRLEEAAGRQLFTRDTHSVELTEDGEAMLGFARTILEAHERAAAFFTGTRLWGRLRFGASEDFVLTRLPEILESFRRDHPEVDLELTVELSGTLHEQLGAGRLDLVLAKRRTGGTHGDLVWQDALTWIGAPQLRLDPERPVPLIVFPPPGITRARALEVLEAHGRAWRIACTSGSLSGLVAAARAGLGVMAHTRGLIPPGLAPVPARAGLPELGGVDFVLLHGHRAGARHGTREAADALAAAILAGVDRLHHPADGTR; via the coding sequence GTGTACGATCCCGGCCTGCTGCGGACGTTCCTCGCCGTGGCGCAGACCCTGAGCTTCACCCGGGCGGCGAGCCGGCTGGGCGTGCGGCAGTCGACCGTCAGCCAGCACGTGCGTCGGCTCGAGGAGGCGGCGGGGCGGCAGCTGTTCACCCGGGACACCCACAGCGTGGAGCTCACCGAGGACGGCGAGGCGATGCTGGGCTTCGCCCGGACCATCCTGGAGGCGCACGAACGGGCGGCCGCCTTCTTCACGGGCACCCGGCTGTGGGGCCGGCTCCGCTTCGGCGCCTCCGAGGACTTCGTGTTGACCCGCCTCCCCGAGATCCTGGAGTCGTTCCGCCGCGACCATCCCGAGGTCGACCTGGAACTGACCGTCGAGCTGTCCGGCACGCTGCACGAGCAGCTGGGGGCGGGCCGGCTGGACCTCGTCCTCGCCAAGCGCCGCACGGGCGGCACCCACGGCGACCTGGTATGGCAGGACGCGCTGACCTGGATCGGCGCGCCTCAGCTGCGGCTGGACCCGGAGCGTCCGGTGCCGCTGATCGTGTTCCCACCGCCCGGCATCACCCGGGCCCGGGCGCTGGAGGTGCTGGAGGCGCACGGCCGGGCGTGGCGCATCGCCTGCACGAGCGGGAGCCTGAGCGGCCTGGTCGCGGCGGCGCGTGCGGGGCTGGGCGTGATGGCCCATACGCGCGGGCTGATCCCGCCCGGTCTGGCCCCGGTCCCGGCCCGTGCGGGGCTGCCGGAGCTGGGGGGCGTGGACTTCGTCCTGCTGCACGGCCACCGGGCCGGCGCGCGCCACGGAACCCGGGAGGCGGCGGACGCGCTCGCCGCCGCGATCCTCGCCGGCGTCGACCGGCTGCACCACCCGGCGGACGGCACGCGCTGA